The genomic stretch ATCTCAACAACTTCTTAATATTATTACATTGAAGGTTTAATGCGAGGTTTGAGATATAAGAGAGATGGATATCAAATGAGTTAATTTGGAAATAATTATATCACTACTATCATTCAAGGAATCCAAAGGAACCAATGTCTGGCAAACATTAAACGTCAAAATCATTTGGTGTTTGTTATGACAACACACTCTCATGTTTAGTATAATGATATACAAGAAGTGTATTATATTTCTCTGAAATTCGTAGCCTAATACTTTTTCCCACAATTGAAATTGGAGGATAGCCATTGGAAAATGATGTGTAATTTAGGATAATCTTCAATTTAGATAAATCATACGGTTAGGATGTCTCCTGTTGCGGTAAAACAAATTGATATGTCATAATTTTCTCCCTATGACGAAACACAATAGGCAAGCAACATATTTTATGATATAGGAAAAAGGTTGTTTCCTAAGTAGCAGGAATATAAAGAAAAATTATTTGGTTACCACTTGGATCAACAAAACCAACACCATGTATATATGGATCATATTTACGGGTTTTAGACACAACAAGTTAAAATTTATCAAGAATGGTTATTTGAACAGGTGATTGTCTCCTTAATTCAAAAGACTATTACGTTCCAATAAATCTACCATCCCTAATGGGTGAATGTCTCTTTATTTGAGAAGAATGTTGTGCAATTTAACTTGCTCATATATCCTTTAAGTATCCTCGACAGAGTTGTTGATTTTAATCCCCGACAAGTGGCTACTTTTTAGGAGCTTGTATGTTATCCTTTCAAAATAGAAGACTTGGTTAGATAAGAAATTAAGACCCGTTTTTGAGACCCATTCCAGGTGGAATACTAGTGAAAGCTTGTTATCATTTATTGTTCTCTCTAGTGTCATTTATGAGTCCATGGGAGTTGGTATTAATTTGtttctttattatttaattaaaaaatatgcacgagtttgttactagtttatttAAGAAgtgaaatatttattaattttctaaaactatttttggaaaattaattttaattaaaaatcagtGATTTTTTCACTCCTTTTCACTTAACCGCCACGAACACTACAACGACTCCAAGCGCTGTCACACAGTAAATTTCTCACTGGATCTGTTTTTGTTTCACTCTCTCTTTCTACTCATTCCTCTCTGCGACTTCCCGATCCATAACTGACAAACAATATTCCAATCCGATGGCGGCAGATGAGGCGTGGTGTGTGGTCACTGGAGGCCTCGCCGATTTGGGACCCACCATTGAACTCGAATCCTCTGAACAATTAGGCCTTCTCGGACAAGCTCTACACTCCGGTCGTGCTCAATACGTCTCCGTCGATCATCACAACAAGGCTCAACTCTTGAAAGGTATCTTCAAAACAATTTTCTACATAGATTACATAGATTGATTGATAATTATCATTGTTAATTTGTTTTTAATCTATGCAGCGTTTGAAGGAGTTGAATCTGTGTTTCATATGGCTGCTCCGAACTCTTCTagtaataaatacataaaatcaaaattaataaatactccgtatatttataattgttattaatttaaaaataatttataaatcaaatatagTTTACATAAATAATAGTTTACCAAATATAACTTATATTTTGAGACAAATAAGtagtataataaatataattttgacATATGTTAttaaattagataataatataatacTTCAATTAGATGTCTTTATTTCGTTtccaataaataaaaattataataattaacgaATTGAAAATATGTTTAACACAAATATGTGATGGAGATAGAAACTAAATTGAAAATTGATGTGTCTAATGTGTCCACTTTCATTCATAACTattgtatttaatatttattgtatttattatttGAATGTTTCCAATTTTTAATTATTCTGTTTAATGGTAAAGAATGTTGacggtaaattttaaaattttttttttttaattggaaaatatatggagcatttaattaaaaaaaatattacccAACAAAACAATATtgcattaatttgataaaaaaaaatctgaAACGTTTAGAAATAtagattattatttataacaaatagtgaaaaatgatgtttcaAATTTGGTAATATAACACTAAAACAATTGTAACTTATATATTgtgtttctttttaaaaaaattgtattaaatcattattattgaATTAGAAACTAAATCATATTATGCAAATCAATTAGTATATGATGTTTGTACATAGactttattactaaaataaatatttttagtcATTTACTAAAAAAAACCTTTATAAGTATTTGTATATGAGAAAAGAACATGAGACTATTATGATAGaaacatacataatttttttatgaaaaatataaatttatcattctttttatatttttacaaTTATATATTATCAATTTAGTTAATTAATACACATAATATAAAGTTTTATCACCGTGTTAGTAAGTTTtaagtattataataattttaagtattataataatatattaattttaagtattataataataatatattaaatgtaAAAACTTTTAAGTATTTAacgggagctgtcatacattttaggtttagaaaaataagttaatatctcaaataggtttaacaAATTTTTCTCTAACtatatttaatttcttaattaaaattatattttttaacttataaaattatatttttttatattataataatatacattaaatgtAGAAATTTTTAAGCATTTGACCGGAACtctcatacattttaggtttagaaaaatgagctaatatctcaaataggtttaataaatgtTAGTCTCTAACtatatttaatttcttaattaaaattatattttttttaacttataaaattatatattttttaacttataaattatattttttatattataactaGACGTACACCCATGCGATGCACGGTTAAttctataaaaaataatgataaatgatTAGTGAGGATTTATGTATCCGTGGTTGGTTTTGTAACAGTTAAATATAGTTGGTTTTTTATTGGTTTGATTTAACAATAGTTATTAATTAGTTATTAATTAGTTAatgaattaaattttaattagtaGTTGATGCAATATGTGAACTActttatttttttggatttttttatttaataaaaatgcataaattaatgtcttatttttttaagtaaagtgAAGTTCTATAGcacatattatatttttattggtaaatatttttattattaattaatttaatactattaattattaaataacatATTAAAACAAAACGTATTTCTTTTCATTCATCCTCTCTCACAAGTCACAACAACTTTTCTCACAATTaattactaaaaaataataaaaaattagcaaacaataaaaataaataaaaaagccaaatcccaaattataagagtcatctatataaatattttagtatattaaataatttaaaatagataaaatggggaagaagaaaaaagaaccGTCGTCTATGAATAGTTTTAgatatcttgtattttatataatatttgcaATTGTAAAAACAATGTAAGAAAAATTAtgataacaaaacaacaaataaataatttaaaataaatcaaatgagaaggaagaaagaagaacaatgaaaaaacaaaacaaaaaagctTAGCATATTATTAtcataaaagttataaaaattgtGTCAGAATGAAGAGATTTTATAGTTAAAATTGTGGAGGTTGGTTAATGCAAAAATAAAGTAAGTAAATGGTGAGTGGGTTGGGGGTAATAGAAACGTGAGTGTGGGTGAGGGAGTTGGGGATTGTATGAATGTGAGTGTGGGTGAGTGGgtttattactttattatatgagcatttttttattttttaattaatattagttaattgaaTTAGATTTGATTAGTTAATgaatcaattaaaatatttaatagaaCTTtgaggctaattaatttattatttattataaatattagtaTAAGGATCCACATTTTGTTGATTTAAGTCTTTTAGAATGTAAGGTCAATGTAATGATATTTTTtatgttaataattattataaagctAAATACAAcatgttttaattattatataagtttTTTAGTCAAGCATAATATGATTTGGATTTGGGAAGTTGGGTTCGCGTAATGAAATTTCTATAgttaatttaattgatatttatttagTGGAAGTATGAGGATATacatattgttaatattattttaataatttaattaacatttATTTAGTAGAAGtatttttatgttattaattattataaagctAAATAAAaagtgttttaattattatttaagtgTTTTATAATATTTAGTATAGGGTCATGCTAatgagtgccccaggggcactggttaagcattccaaattaataaaatattctagattcaatgcattgaatacacctaatcttatttaaaaaagttaattatttatattttcaatgcatttaatacatatattttatgtaaaaacatatctttttaatttattaaacaatgttcaacttacctttttaatctcttaaccagtgtccctggggcactcgttaacaTTACGCTTTagtatattataaatttaataggaTTTTTATTGTTAGtttcaatttaatattattataattaatgattaataataaaaggtgttttaattattatttaagtgTTTATCAGAAATGGGTTAGTGGAGTTGGTAGGTTAATATTtagtatattattaatattaatttaataggaTTTTTATTGTTAGtttcaatttaatattattataattattaattaattaattaatagttaaattagtTTTGGAGGTAATTAGTATGATAATAAGtgataggattataatttagtatgataatATACATTAAATGTAGAAATTTTTAATGGGCGCGTTTTAATTAATGGGAAAATAAGtgataggattataatttagtatgataatATACATTAAATGTAGAAATTTTTAGGGCGCGTTTTATTTGCTAAAAAACGAGGTACTGGACATAACAACTTTTTTTGTACTCTGTTTGATGCAGAAACTAATTATGGTACTGGACAAAAAATATGGCAAGGTACTGGACAAAACCATAGTTTCTTGCCCCCCACTAAATCATGGGACAACTTTTTGTCCCAAACACTAATtatcaacaaaaatatcaaaaaattaatttttattctttcttattatttaatattttaattcataaatataatatgttatatgttatatatcaaaaaaatgttataataaaaattatactatttttattcggttcattgacatatcaaataaagtagagaaaaaaatctcaattaattatttttcttctcttctaattatttaatattttgattagaaaatattaataaaaaaaattatataagaaattatattattttgtctgcTACATAAACATATTAAACAAAGTAGAGTAAAAAAgttatttcttcatcttttttcctccttattatttaatattttcattcataaatattatattttatatatcaataaataatattatattagaaattatattattttgtctgaTGCATAGAcatatcaagcaaaatcgagaaaATAGTTGTCCAGTCTAGTAACCATCCAACACAGTACAATACAAAAAGTTATTTTGTACTGTTCTGTCCAGTACTTCATATTTTGCAAATCAAACTTACCCTTAAGCATTTACATTTTAGGTTTGggaaaatgggctaatatctcaaatattgtgtttattaattaaaatcttacaattaaataatatattaatttaattttaaaatcttccAATTATTGTGTTTAATCGTAAAAGATGTTGATAGTAAATTTACATTTAATTAGAAAGAGTATTAtccaacaaaaaataaatattttatgctttattactaaaataaatattttagtcatttactaaagttttatttaagtttttctttttaaaatttagtaatacattaactataattaaaactactattaaaatataataaattatattaaaattttaatttattaaaaaatgttagttttttctatgataaaattatcatttatactaaaaagtgttataaatatttgtatatgataaaagaacatgacacaattatgatagaaacatacataaatttattatgaaaaatagaaaattgtcattctttttacatttttacaattatatattatcattttatttaattagtacacataatataaagttttatcaccgcatcaaaaataagttttgactctatataaaaatgtaaaaaataaaatacattaattataataatacatTAAACATAGAAATTTTTAAGCATTTGACGCGAGTTGTCATACATTTTACGTTtaaaaaatgagctaatatcttaaataggtttaataaattttattctctaactatgtttaatttcttaattaaaataatatttttttaaacttataaataatattttttatattataataatatgcattaaatgtagaaacttttaagcatttgacgggagctgtcatgcattttatatttgggaaaatgggctaatatcttaaataggtttaaattttttttagaattaactcatttggattcaactgtGATTTCTTAACTCATcttaattgacgggtagatgtgaaagtatctatgagatacagttattgacagatcattttgacgggagctgtcatacattttaggtttgaaaaaatgagctaatatctcaaataggtttattaaattttattctctaactatgtctaatttcttaattaaaattatatttttttaaacttataaattatattttttttatattataataatatgcattaaatgtaTAAACTTTCAAACATTTGACGGGAGTTGTCATACATTTTATATTTGGGAAAATAGGCTAATATCTTAAATaggtttaaatgtttttttagaattaatttatttGGATTCAAATGGGGtttcttaactcatctgaattgacgggtagatacTTTGCATTGACGGGTAGATGCGAAAGTATCTATGAGATACAATTATTGACAGATCATTTTGACGtgagctgtcatacattttaggtttgaaaaaatgagctaatatctcaaataggtttaataaattttattctctaactacgtctaattttttaattaaatttttttttaaacttataaattatatttgttatattataataatatgcattaaatgtagaaacttttaagcatttgATGGGAGCTGTCATACCTTTTATATTTGggaaaatgagctaatatcttaattaggtttaaattttttaagaatTAACTAGTTTGGATTCAAATGTGGtttcttaactcatctgaattgacgggtagatgtgaaagtatctatgagatacacttattgacagatcattttaatgtctatattttaactatttcttttgttattgttttataaaattgaatttataaaaataatagacgggtagatgtgaacgtatctatgaaATACCAATTATTGATttatcattttaatgtctatcttttagctatttcttttgttactgttttataaaattgaagttataaaaataattatacggcttattataaatatgaagttggtacatattattaatatataattgagattatgtgaatatttatgaacgacataataacttatattatgtttgatattcctAACACGtgaattaaaatttgataaatgattataagttataaatatattaatgttacccattatttgttataaatatattaagttTTTGGAATTAACATGACTAAGTTTGGGTTGcattttgattatatatatatatatatatatatatatatatatatatatatatatatatatatatatatatatatataaataaaagaactTTTCAAGTCATAATTAGATACATGTAATGTAATGTGAAGTTCCGCCAGACCCGTGCGGGTTTCctactatttaattaaaaatcacgGGCTTCCTACAATTTAATCAAAAATCAAATCAGTGATTTTTCCCTTCCTTCTCACTTAACTGCCACGAACTCCACGAGCTAAATTTCTCACTGGATCTGTTTTTGTTTCACTCTCTCTTTCTACTCATTCTTCTCTACGACTTCCGGATCCATAACTGACCAACAATATTCCAATCGATGGCGGCGGATGAGGCGTGGTGTGTGGTCACCGGAGGCCGCGGCTTTGCCGCACGACATTTAGTGGAAATGCTAATCCGATTAAACACCTACTGCGTACGCATCGCCGATTTGGGACCCACCATTGAACTCGAACCCTCTGAACAATTAGGCCTTCTCGGTCAAGCTCTACACTCCGGTCGTGCTCAATACGTCTCCGTCGATCTTCGCAATAAGGCTCAACTCTTGAAAGGTATCTTCAAAACAATTTTCTACATAGATTACATAGATTGCTTGATAATTATCATTGTTAATTTGTTTTTAATCGATGCAGCGTTTGAAGGAGTTGAATCTGTGTTTCACATGGCTGCTCCGAACTCTTCTATTAATAATTATCAGTTACATTATTCAATTAGTGTTGAAGGTAAAAACTGTAAAACATGGATATTCTATTGTTGTGTTAACAATTGTTGTTTTCGATCTAACTTAGATGGTTAACGGTTCTTGTTGAAGGAACAAAGAATGTTATTGAAGCGTGTGTGGAGTTAAAAGTGAAGAGACTCATTTATACTAGTTCTCCTAGTGTTGTTTTTGACGGTGTTAACGCAGTTCATAATGGAAATGAATCATTGCCTTATCCACCTAAGGTATATACTCTACCTACTATTATTTTCAACTCTCAGTTCTTTTTTGACTTGGATTGGAACTTGAGATGGATGGACAGAGGTTTTATATTATACATAtattataatgataatgatgGAATATAGCAATTGGGATGGAAGTAGATTTGAAATGTTTGTTATGGTCTGGAATCTTGATTTGAATCCTATTGTTGTTTCCAGCATAACAATCATTACTCGGCAACTAAAGCGGAGGGTGAGGCGTTGGTTATTAAGGCTAACGGGACTGGTGGACTACTAACTTGCTGCATACGCCCTAGCAGTATTTTTGGACCTGGTGATAAACTCTTGGTACCGTCATTGGTTGATGCTGCCAGGGCGGGGAAATCCAAGGTAAATGTTGTTGTTCGTTCTTTTGGTAAATGTTTGACGTCTTTTATTGCTTAAATAACTAACCAAACAGTCAtggaaatttcatttttattaggaTATTCTAGATATGTTTTATTGAATATAAAATTAACCACAAGAACAAAATTGGACTAGATTGATAACAAAATTGTTGTTTTTTCTTAATGATATTAAGAAGAGGGATATGGAAAAACTTGTTGGGGGACCAATGTGTTTGTGTAACAACTTATTAGCAGAAACTTTCTTAAACCTTTCATTGATGATTTATATTATAATCTTACCAGTTCATTATTGGTGATGGC from Vicia villosa cultivar HV-30 ecotype Madison, WI linkage group LG4, Vvil1.0, whole genome shotgun sequence encodes the following:
- the LOC131594855 gene encoding 3beta-hydroxysteroid-dehydrogenase/decarboxylase-like isoform X3, coding for MAADEAWCVVTGGRGFAARHLVEMLIRLNTYCVRIADLGPTIELEPSEQLGLLGQALHSGRAQYVSVDLRNKAQLLKAFEGVESVFHMAAPNSSINNYQLHYSISVEGTKNVIEACVELKVKRLIYTSSPSVVFDGVNAVHNGNESLPYPPKHNNHYSATKAEGEALVIKANGTGGLLTCCIRPSSIFGPGDKLLVPSLVDAARAGKSKFIIGDGNNVYDFTYVENVAHGHICADRALASEGSISEKAAGQAYFITNMEPIKFWEFMSLILEGLGYQRPRIKIPAFVVMPIAHLVELIYRLLGPYGMKVPQLTPSRIRLLSCTRSYDSSKAKDRLGYVPVVTLQEGLRMTIESYLHLRAENQVTSKREVAGTLLWKDKKQTFTTLLVLIAIYVNFIASENTFITALAKLLIYSSIGLFVHGIFPAKM